The following proteins are encoded in a genomic region of Debaryomyces hansenii CBS767 chromosome G complete sequence:
- a CDS encoding DEHA2G03102p (similar to uniprot|P22082 Saccharomyces cerevisiae YOR290C SNF2 involved in the coordinate regulation of phospholipid synthesis), with protein MNRQFSREEIQKILQRWHQLRQQFGDQAINVPEFTHLSKIIKYLQQQNQQSLQRKTTPQDTTQPHTQQQIPQQQQQQFQASPQVAQPINSSNGTPSVPNAMMGQVPGNIGGNTQRTVSQQQYQPPQQSTFTPQTQAPQVVPQQQMPFQNGAPVNSNNIPPTMQNNVNNSSESAFSAQQVQMLKVQFQAFKFLLKSPGPGSPLIPQNVIDFVTNDRLAFANGNYLPSTGQQPVINTQTPQFAQSQLPGQSRHPSQTQSSLGPNLQSPMMPMQPNMPQVNKPIPANNIPFTTSQEDLSNGLKKQNRRGPKPKMLNQGINSNTISIANQVPGQQIPKRQPSIKPSTRDRSLTPSTNNSYNPVCLEPKPPVNIDELVPDRATTTKTIVPINRPNVQVDCFEVPDILSDKFKDIPYTALYTIQSRFQIPGLLPEGIDMDNIVNNREALIVLQIDQKITYLRKQLNESDNEDESNQIKAEISKLELLPYQKELRGKILSQAWFSKSLLPNSHPNFLAKFNNLSSDNVISTHELYKQQLHSLVQAQNKKHQGTIKEILSAKATRNRRQFSKKEKIERFANKISSFHSQTAKEEQKKLEKMAKQRLQALKSNDEEAYLKLLDHTKDTRITHLLKQTNQFLDSLAQAVQSQQQESHDRVQRAVPDNNVDVSNDEEKREKMDYYHVAHRIKEEVTKQPSILVGGTLKEYQIKGLQWMVSLFNNHLNGILADEMGLGKTIQTISLLTYLIEIKKISGPFLVIVPLSTLTNWNIEFEKWAPGVKKITYKGTPTQRKVLQHDVKSGNFQILLTTFEYIIKDRNLLSKVKWVHMIIDEGHRMKNANSKLSETLTHHYHSDYRLILTGTPLQNNLPELWALLNFVLPKIFNSVKSFDEWFNTPFANTGGQDKIELSEEETLLVIRRLHKVLRPFLLRRLKKDVEKDLPNKVEKVVKCKMSSLQSKLYQQMLKYNILYASKPGEGDKPVLIKNANNQIMQLRKICNHPFVYEEVENLINPASETNDQIWRVAGKFELLDKVLPKFKNSGHRVLIFFQMTQIMDIMEDFLRLRGMKYMRLDGSTKADDRTGLLKLFNAPNSDYFCFLLSTRAGGLGLNLQTADTVIIFDTDWNPHQDLQAQDRAHRIGQKNEVRILRLITEDSVEEMILERAHAKLEIDGKVIQAGKFDNKSTAEEQEALLRALLEKEDERKQKGIVDDNDDLDDDELNQVIARNDDELIAFRKLDEERSIETKEASYPSRLYTDQELPEIYQKDPEVILKKDEVIEEYGRGNRERRTALYDDNLTEEQWLKTIEGVVSDDSDGERDSKPKRARGRPRGMPRSNDDTDMDENGEFRSQTDSVSSKKRKAFIDDDLSDDSSAKRQRQTTPKASVPRGRGRGRGRGGRGRGSLLYRATPAVDPLSPDERQTLQGNMITIYDSIINHADDQGRILSDLFLQKPSKKLYPDYYVLIKHPIALDIIKKRIQGRSYTNIREILEDFHLMFSNARIYNEEGSIVYQDAVALEDLVVEKFEELNSHLEPEVIKKTLDFTDFDEIFNLKPLSSNSAVKQPIDRKVEELDADESFESPISTSGADGLDFDETPLDIN; from the coding sequence ATGAATCGGCAATTTCTGCGAGAAGAGATTCAAAAGATACTTCAACGTTGGCACCAGCTTAGACAACAGTTTGGTGACCAAGCGATTAATGTACCGGAGTTTACTCACCTCagtaaaattattaagtaTCTCCAACAACAAAACCAGCAGTCGCTTCAGAGAAAGACTACTCCACAGGACACAACGCAGCCACATACTCAACAACAGATTCCacagcaacaacagcagcaGTTTCAAGCGCTGCCTCAGGTCGCTCAACCAATTAATAGTTCGAATGGTACCCCATCTGTTCCAAATGCAATGATGGGACAAGTTCCAGGAAATATTGGAGGAAATACACAAAGGACAGTTTCACAACAACAGTATCAGCCACCGCAGCAATCGACATTTACACCGCAGACCCAGGCACCACAAGTGGTCCCTCAACAACAAATGCCATTTCAGAATGGAGCACCTGTGAACTCGAACAATATACCACCAACTATGCAAAATaatgtaaataattcatccGAGTCAGCGTTCTCAGCACAACAAGTACAGATGTTGAAGGTTCAATTTCAGGCGTTTAAGtttcttttgaaaagtCCTGGACCTGGTAGTCCATTGATTCCCCAGAACGTGATAGATTTCGTCACAAATGATAGATTGGCTTTTGCAAATGGAAACTATCTACCATCTACTGGCCAGCAACCGGTTATTAATACACAAACTCCACAGTTTGCCCAACTGCAATTGCCAGGCCAATCTAGACATCCGTCACAAACTCAAAGCTCATTGGGGCCTAATTTGCAATCGCCTATGATGCCAATGCAGCCAAATATGCCACAAGTTAATAAGCCAATACCCGCTAATAATATTCCTTTCACAACCCTGCAGGAAGACCTTCTGAATGGTCTTAAGAAGCAAAATAGAAGAGGTCCGAAACCAAAAATGTTGAATCAAGGCATTAACTCTAATACAATATCTATTGCAAATCAAGTGCCTGGTCAGCAAATACCAAAGAGACAACCTAGCATTAAGCCTTCTACGAGGGATCGTAGTTTAACACCTTCAACGAATAATTCATACAACCCCGTGTGTCTTGAACCTAAACCACCAGTCAACATTGATGAATTGGTACCTGATAGAGCTACTACGACTAAGACAATAGTTCCAATAAATAGACCTAATGTTCAAGTTGATTGTTTCGAAGTGCCGGACATTTTGAGTGATAAATTCAAGGATATCCCTTACACTGCTTTATACACAATTCAAAGTCGTTTCCAAATTCCAGGTCTCTTGCCAGAAGGAATCGACATGGATAACATCGTGAATAATAGAGAAGCTTTAATCGTACTTCAGATTGATCAAAAGATTACTTATTTGCGTAAGCAATTAAATGAatctgataatgaagatgagaGTAATCAAATAAAGGCAGAAATAAGCAAACTAGAATTGTTGCCttatcaaaaagaattacgtggaaaaattttatcacAGGCTTGGTTTAGTAAATCGTTATTACCAAATTCACATCCTAACTTTCTAGCAAAGTTCAATAACTTGTCTAGCGATAATGTGATACTGACGCATGAACTCTATAAACAACAGTTACATTCGTTGGTTCAAGCTCAGAACAAAAAGCATCAAGGCACGATAAAGGAGATATTATCAGCAAAGGCTACGAGAAATAGAAGACAGTTTAGCAAAAAGGAGAAGATTGAGAGGTTTGCTAACAAAATCAGTAGTTTCCATAGCCAAACAGCAAAAGAAGAACAGAAAAAGTTAGAGAAAATGGCCAAACAACGTTTACAGGCCTTGAAGCtgaatgatgaagaagcgtacttgaaattattagatcATACCAAAGACACTAGAATCACTCACTTGTTAAAACAAACTAATCAATTTTTAGATTCTTTAGCTCAAGCGGTTCAATCTCAACAACAAGAATCACATGATAGAGTACAAAGAGCTGTTCCGGATAATAATGTAGATGTTtctaatgatgaagaaaagcGTGAAAAGATGGATTATTATCACGTAGCGCATCGTATCAAGGAAGAGGTGACTAAACAACCATCTATATTAGTTGGTGGGACGCTTAAGGAATACCAAATAAAAGGTTTGCAATGGATGGTCtctttattcaataatcaTTTGAATGGGATTTTGGCTGATGAAATGGGTCTCGGTAAGACTATTCAAACAATATCCTTATTAACGTACTTGatagaaattaaaaaaatatctGGCCCATTTTTAGTTATCGTGCCATTGTCAACATTAACAAATTGGAATatagaatttgaaaaatgggCACCCGGAGTTAAAAAGATTACTTATAAGGGGACTCCAACTCAACGTAAAGTTTTACAGCATGATGTTAAGCTgggaaattttcaaattttattaacaACTTTTGaatacattattaaagaCAGGAACTTATTATCTAAAGTCAAATGGGTTCATAtgattattgatgaagGGCATCGTATGAAAAATGCCAATTCGAAATTATCAGAAACTTTGACTCATCATTACCACAGCGATTACCGTTTGATTTTAACTGGTACGCCATTACAAAACAATTTGCCGGAATTATGggcattattgaattttgttTTACCAAAGATCTTTAACTCTGTTAAATCGTTCGATGAATGGTTTAATACGCCATTTGCGAATACAGGTGGTcaagataaaattgaattgagTGAAGAAGAGACATTATTGGTTATTAGGAGATTGCATAAGGTTTTGAGGCCCTTCCTTTTaagaagattgaagaaagatgttgaaaaagatttaccaaataaaGTAGAAAAAGTTGTGAAATGCAAAATGTCTTCTTTACAATCTAAATTGTACCAACAAATGTTGAAGTATAACATATTGTATGCCAGTAAGCCTGGTGAGGGCGATAAACCTGTTTTAATCAAAAATGctaataatcaaattatgCAGCTAAGAAAGATATGTAATCATCCATTTGTTTATGAAGAGGTGGAGAATCTAATCAATCCTGCTTCTGAAACTAATGATCAAATTTGGAGAGTTGCGGgtaaatttgaattgttgGATAAAGTATTGCCTAAGTTTAAGAACAGCGGTCATAGagttttaattttctttcaaatgaCTCAAATTATGGATATCATGGAAGATTTCTTAAGATTGCGTGGCATGAAATACATGAGATTGGATGGTAGTACAAAGGCAGATGATAGAACTGGATTACTTAAGTTGTTTAATGCACCTAATTCagattatttttgtttcttaTTGTCTACTAGAGCAGGTGGTTTAGGTTTGAATTTACAAACTGCTGATACTGTTATAATCTTTGATACTGACTGGAACCCGCATCAGGATTTGCAAGCTCAAGATAGAGCTCATCGTATTGGTCAAAAGAATGAAGTCAGAATTCTAAGATTGATAACTGAAGATTCTGTGGAAGAAATGATTCTAGAAAGAGCGCATGCTAAATTGGAGATTGATGGCAAGGTTATCCAGGCGGGTAAGTTTGACAATAAATCAACCGCCgaagaacaagaagcaTTGTTAAGAGCCTTACTTgaaaaggaagatgaaCGTAAACAAAAGGGAATCGTTGATGACaatgatgatttggatgatgatgaacTTAATCAAGTTATTGCAAGAAATGATGATGAGTTAATTGCATTTAGGAaattagatgaagaaagatCAATCGAGACTAAGGAAGCCTCATATCCAAGCCGTTTATACACTGATCAAGAATTGCCtgaaatttatcaaaaagatCCTGAGGttatattaaagaaagatgaagttattgaagaatacgGAAGAGGAAATAGAGAACGTAGAACAGCGTTATATGATGACAATTTGACTGAGGAACAATGGTTGAAAACAATCGAAGGGGTTGTATCGGATGATAGTGACGGCGAACGAGATTCCAAACCAAAACGTGCAAGAGGTAGGCCTCGTGGAATGCCTCGCTCTAATGATGATACAGATATGGATGAAAATGGTGAATTTCGTTCTCAGACCGACTCTGTAAGTTCTAAGAAGCGTAAGGCTTTtatagatgatgatttaagTGATGACTCGTCTGCAAAGAGACAAAGACAAACTACACCTAAAGCTTCTGTTCCCCGTGGCCGTGGAAGAGGTAGAGGACGTGGTGGTCGCGGAAGAGGATCTTTGTTATATCGTGCCACTCCAGCAGTTGATCCGTTGTCTCCTGATGAAAGACAAACTTTACAAGGAAATATGATCACTATATACGATTCAATAATCAATCATGCAGATGATCAAGGAAGAATATTAAGTGATTTATTCTTGCAAAAGCCGTCAAAAAAGTTGTACCCTGATTACTACGTTTTAATCAAGCATCCAATTGCTTTGGATATAATCAAGAAACGAATACAAGGTAGAAGTTATACAAATATTCGAGAAATATTAGAAGACTTCCATTTAATGTTCAGTAATGCAAGAATTTACAATGAAGAAGGATCAATTGTTTATCAGGATGCCGTAGCACTTGAAGACCTTGTGGTTGAAAAGTTCGAGGAATTGAACTCTCACTTGGAGCCCGAAGTGATAAAGAAGACGCTTGATTTCACAGATTTTGACGAGATATTTAATTTGAAACccttatcatcaaattctgCAGTAAAGCAGCCAATAGACCGCAAAGTTGAAGAGTTAGATGCAGATGAATCTTTCGAGAGCCCAATATCTACCTCTGGAGCAGACGGATTGGATTTCGATGAAACACCCTTAGATATCAactaa
- a CDS encoding DEHA2G03124p (similar to CA0746|IPF14921 Candida albicans IPF14921), producing the protein MSINNVELVDNYTEVLGNSQEIPFLLEQTEAVKFSTPTSRQPLSISSRDPVSRKINITANDGYMYLTNLRLIYITASQGDIDSFSMDMKGAQDLHFSHALKSPWFGPNYWEFMFLNASRPNVTIDGLPKNEWFKGKIAFNDGGIFTFVEIMNQVLNDAANNTEIDEELPRYTPT; encoded by the coding sequence ATGTCCATAAATAATGTTGAATTAGTTGACAACTATACCGAAGTGTTGGGTAATAGCCAAGAAATTCCATTTTTATTGGAGCAGACAGAGGCTGTTAAATTTTCCACACCAACTTCTAGACAACCCTTATCAATATCACTGCGTGATCCAGTTTCCAGAAAGATTAATATCACAGCTAATGATGGGTATATGTACCTAACGAATTTGAgattgatatatataacAGCCCTGCAAGGTGACATCGATAGCTTTCTGATGGATATGAAGGGAGCTCAAGATTTGCACTTTTCCCATGCATTGAAATCACCGTGGTTTGGCCCGAACTATTGGGAATTTATGTTTCTCAATGCAAGTAGGCCAAACGTTACAATCGATGGATTGCCGAAGAATGAGTGGTTTAAGGGTAAGATCGCATTTAATGATGGTGGAATATTTACATTCGTAGAGATAATGAATCAGGTACTAAATGATGCTGCTAATAATACTGAAATCGACGAAGAATTGCCAAGATATACCCCTACATAA
- a CDS encoding DEHA2G03146p (similar to uniprot|P14908 Saccharomyces cerevisiae YMR228W MTF1 Mitochondrial RNA polymerase sigma-like specificity factor), with the protein MRKIYRSLNPSLIENFQQFGFPKYQYGYRHVVRPQPCQDIIDKLNLKKKYPNSHQNLDIIDVFSGYGLFSSMINYELKPRKHIIIEDSKENVNIWEERIKYLKEKTNNAENFELYPHNGYNWSTFESLIKKDKIIEPSIKPRDEIHDELLIIGNLTPQKFGESLLAQWIMCSVYQNWLQKYGRIKMVCFVPDSTAQKFLSGPRFPKRNKSAIKRELFTDSKLIGLVESSGDHSIPDGTDFDPNLLVKDQPCLIPSRSILPAGASLAVVEIDPKNLLEIDFEMMEYILQILMYKSTGKLSEALAQLAPGAEIDLAPKLSKEILNKCPRDLLADEIWEVFHVFDKWAFKPALTDTIGIVQEDTRVF; encoded by the coding sequence ATGCGTAAAATATATAGGTCATTGAACCCATCATTGATTGAAAACTTTCAACAGTTTGGATTTCCTAAGTATCAGTATGGATATAGGCATGTTGTAAGACCACAACCATGTCAAGATATCATAGATAAACTAAACCTCAAGAAAAAATACCCGAATTCACATCAAAATCTTGATATTATAGATGTATTCTCGGGATATGGCTTATTTTCGAGTATGATAAACTACGAATTGAAACCAAGAAaacatattattattgaagatagTAAAGAAAATGTAAATATTTGGGAAGAGCGTATTAAGTATTTGAAGGAAAAGACTAATAATGCCGAAAACTTTGAACTATATCCTCATAATGGCTATAACTGGTCTACATTTGAATCTTTAATTAAAAaggataaaattattgaaccAAGTATAAAGCCCAGAGACGAAATTCATGATGAATTGTTGATCATTGGAAACTTGACTCCTCAAAAATTTGGTGAATCCTTACTAGCACAATGGATCATGTGTTCTGTTTACCAGAATTGGTTGCAGAAATATGGACGTATAAAAATGGTCTGCTTTGTTCCTGATTCTACAGCACAAAAGTTTTTGTCAGGGCCTCGTTTTCCTAAACGAAACAAATCTGCTATCAAGAGGGAATTGTTTACTGATTCCAAGTTGATTGGTCTTGTAGAGTCTAGTGGAGATCATTCTATTCCAGATGGGACAGATTTTGATCCTAACTTACTAGTGAAGGACCAGCCTTGTCTCATACCATCGAGATCGATCTTACCAGCTGGTGCTCTGCTTGCAGTTGTGGAAATCGATCCAAAAAATTTACTTGAAatagattttgaaatgatggagtatattcttcaaatattgatgtACAAGTCTACTGGTAAACTTTCTGAAGCATTAGCTCAATTAGCACCTGGTGCTGAAATAGATTTAGCACCAAAGCTttccaaagaaattttgaataaatgcCCGAGAGACCTCTTAGCTGATGAAATCTGGGAAGTTTTCCAtgtttttgataaatggGCATTCAAACCGGCATTAACTGATACTATTGGTATAGTTCAAGAAGACACAAGagtattttga
- a CDS encoding DEHA2G03168p (similar to uniprot|P25298 Saccharomyces cerevisiae YMR061w RNA14 component of pre-mRNA 3 -end processing factor CF I) codes for MPSNMFIQADKKKRLSLDVIGQLEDDLEADPLDYNKWNKLIQQVLAKDKEEQVKSVFNKYLNIFNFDQWCNYINYQLNRGEFQEVEQLFSKCLPITDHVELCRLYVSYVRRTNDVITGGEKARGIVVQAFEFAVTKVGIDISSGDLWNDYLDFLKAWTPAATWEQQQKTDLIRRVYKRFLVIPTEKIEQVWSTYTKWENEVNASSANKFIAEKSSEFMDARSWNTEWHNATERSLRREVIPIGIHNDNNNLVHTQLQLWYKWIALERENKLNLKDDSSVQQRIEYVYKQAIMALPFVPELWFKFNKFWLRSNEEANSNKCIELLNEALVLNPRSYLLTFQLSEMYEKDNTINKATETYDNLITFLTNDYNNINNQIESITNRELNNKKQEENTGEENNNENDDSDNDDNDDDDSFKNPTFQLSEEDALLLSKLQEKKDELNKAITLVYTKLMMACKRSRGIKEARGVFKQARNNFEAIGYEFYVENALMEYHSDNLKTASKIFELGMKHFKKQGEFLLAYLDFLIMINKGESIKVLFEQGLTALLQDVNIENENSNGDITSGANMRLQESKSKENIKKKNCIKKLIKKFSRYQSVYGDLDLIKSLDSRYEEYFPDDDSIELFSDRYRGHSIDVIKHFDLGKEDTSHEEIDTTAQETKRRKIQNPTVDEFTPEVSNNNNQHTNNKDAVQNQQQPQNFVGNTIYNLLRVLPNSSYFGPPSDHLFNNTKLVELFGNLPNVPTE; via the exons ATGCCCAGCAATATGTTTATCCAAGCtgataagaagaagagattGTCGTTGGATGTTATCGGGCAACTAGAAGATGATTTAGAGGCTGATCCATTGGATTATAACAAATGGAATAAATTAATCCAACAGGTCCTTGCTAAGGATAAAGAGGAGCAAGTGAAGTCTGTGTttaacaaatatttgaatattttcaattttgac CAATGGTGTAATTATATCAACTACCAATTGAATAGAGGTgaatttcaagaagttgaaCAATTATTCTCGAAATGCCTTCCTATAACTGATCACGTTGAATTGTGCCGCCTATATGTTTCGTACGTCCGTCGTACCAATGATGTGATTACTGGAGGAGAAAAAGCTCGTGGTATTGTGGTTCAGGCTTTTGAATTCGCAGTTACTAAAGTTGGTATAGATATAAGTAGTGGTGATTTATGGaatgattatttggatttcTTAAAGGCGTGGACGCCGGCGGCAACTTGGGAACAACAACAGAAGACAGACTTGATAAGGAGAGTCTATAAGAGGTTTTTAGTAATCCCAACAGAGAAAATAGAACAAGTCTGGTCCACATATACAAAATGGGAAAATGAAGTTAATGCTTCTTCCgctaataaattcattgCAGAAAAATCGAGTGAATTTATGGATGCTAGATCGTGGAATACAGAATGGCATAATGCAACCGAAAGGCTGTTACGTAGAGAAGTTATACCTATTGGAATccataatgataataacaATTTAGTACATACTCAACTTCAATTATGGTACAAGTGGATTGCTCTTGAACGGGAAAATaagttgaatttaaaaGACGATTCTTCGGTTCAGCAAAGAATCGAATATGTCTATAAACAAGCAATTATGGCTTTGCCATTTGTTCCAGAATTGTggtttaaatttaataagttTTGGTTGCGCAGTAACGAAGAAgctaattctaataaatgCATTGAACTTTTAAACGAAGCTTTAGTATTAAACCCTAGAAGTTACTTATtaacttttcaattatCAGAAATGTATGAAAAAGATAACACTATTAATAAAGCCACAGAAACTTACGATAATTTAATAACCTTTTTAACAAACGATTATAACAATATAAACAATcaaattgaatcaattacAAACAGAGaacttaataataaaaaacaagaagagAATACTGGAGAAgagaataataatgaaaacgATGATAGTGACAATGATGACAACGACGATGATGATAGTTTTAAAAACCCCACATTCCAGCTTAGTGAAGAGGATGCTTTActtttatcaaaattacaggaaaagaaagatgaattgAACAAGGCAATAACTTTGGTTTACACAAAATTGATGATGGCTTGCAAAAGATCAAGGGGTATTAAGGAAGCCCGTGGTGTATTTAAACAAGCaagaaacaattttgaagCTATAGGGTATGAATTTTACGTTGAGAACGCTCTAATGGAGTATCATTCGGATAACTTGAAGACAGCCAgtaaaatttttgaattggGAATGaaacatttcaaaaaaCAAGGTGAGTTCTTATTAGCATATTTAGACTTCTTAATTATGATCAATAAGGGTGAAAGTATTAAGGTTTTGTTCGAACAAGGTTTGACAGCTCTATTGCAAGATGTGAATATTGAAAACGAGAATCTGAATGGTGATATTACTTCAGGCGCTAATATGAGGTTACAAGAGAGTAAAAGTAAGgagaatatcaaaaagaagaattgcattaagaaattaatcaagaagTTTTCGAGATACCAGAGTGTGTATGGAGATTTAGACTTGATTAAAAGTTTGGATAGTAGatatgaagaatatttccCAGATGATGACTctatagaattatttagtGACAGATACCGTGGTCATTCTATCGATGTAATTAAACATTTCGATTTAGGGAAAGAAGATACTAGTCATGAAGAAATCGATACCACCGCTCAAGAGACGAAGAGACGGAAGATTCAGAATCCTACAGTAGATGAATTTACTCCGGAAGTTTCGAATAACAATAATCAACATACCAACAATAAAGATGCTGTACAAAATCAGCAACAACCCCAGAATTTTGTTGGTAATACGATCTACAATTTGCTTCGTGTATTGCCTAACTCATCGTATTTTGGTCCACCTTCAGATCACCTATTCAATAATACTAAACTAGTCGAGCTTTTCGGCAATTTACCAAATGTACCTACTGAATAG
- a CDS encoding DEHA2G03190p (similar to CA0230|CaTOM37 Candida albicans) — protein MIELHVWGHDSTISVISPECLASSWLLNLHLKPQNIPFKIVTSSNTNLSETDKLPLLLVSNEECASERYEGFHNISQYISSNFDTEHSTGNDIKYVPNHNLSSSEQKLINSSLTSFIENKIHNISQYNLYINTKNYEKYTRKLFQKFFPFPMMYNQPLKFYHSAQRQVQVIGLNSNNPGFFSISGSEAVAQTEYFNDENDDDDAEADPVAISSLHEKQLLAKSKRKDLLKESRNSLKCLNLVNEYIDYVVSLYQELNSFNKPDEFSYLFSDKASNAISSSELLFFAYIHSLCLPELPDKFIVNYLTLKYPKFLTFIYDTTSKLNESLYKEKSIFREPEGIEVPNLWNELIYSTGYVKY, from the coding sequence atgattGAATTACATGTATGGGGACATGATTCCACTATATCTGTTATATCTCCAGAGTGTTTAGCAAGTTCATGGCTCCTCAATTTACATTTGAAGCCGCAAAATATACCATTTAAAATTGtaacttcatcaaatacaaATTTATCTGAAACTGATAAGCTTCCACTTTTACTAGTATCTAACGAAGAATGTGCAAGTGAACGATACGAGGGATTCCATAATATTTCACAATATATTTCTAGTAATTTTGATACCGAACACTCCACTGGAAATGACATTAAATATGTACCAAATCACAATTTGTCTTCGTCTGAACAAAAGCTAATCAATAGTAGTTTGACATCcttcattgaaaataagaTCCATAATATAAGTCAATATAATTTGTATATAAACACGAAGAACTATGAAAAGTATACACGGAAGTTATTTCAGAAATTCTTCCCATTTCCAATGATGTACAACCAACCACTAAAATTCTACCATTCTGCCCAGAGACAGGTACAAGTTATAGGATTGAACTCCAACAACCCAGGATTTTTTAGTATATCGGGGTCTGAAGCGGTAGCTCAGacagaatatttcaacgaCGAAAacgacgatgatgatgctGAGGCTGATCCAGTCGCTATAAGTTCCTTGCATGAGAAGCAATTATTAGCAAAATCCAAACGTAAAGATTTGTTGAAGGagtcaagaaattcattaaaatgCTTGAACCTAGTGAACGAATACATAGACTACGTTGTGCTGTTATATCAGGAACTCAATTCCTTTAACAAGCCTGATGAATTCTCgtatttattttctgaTAAAGCTTCCAATGCCATATCTTCCTCCGAATTGCTATTTTTCGCCTACATACATTCGCTTTGTCTCCCAGAGCTTCCTGACAAGTTTATTGTTAACTACCTTACTTTGAAGTATCCGAAATTCCTCACATTCATATACGACACTACATCCAAGTTAAACGAAAGCCtatacaaagaaaaatcGATATTCCGTGAACCTGAAGGAATTGAAGTTCCTAACTTATGGAATGAGTTGATATATTCAACGGGGTATGTTAAATATTAA